In Pseudovibrio brasiliensis, the following are encoded in one genomic region:
- a CDS encoding IS110 family transposase translates to MAYTSFFVGIDISKSSFDVCILPEGQCRSFANNSEGIADFLAFLDSYNQIERLILEPTGGYERMVETALQASGLPLAKVNAGQVRQFARACGQLAKTDRVDAFILADYGRRMPIRPQAPVSAGSRSLKQLVQRYRQLSHMIVQEKNRKEKLVGKVKIWIEETLQFLQTQRENVVKDMEHCLSADCQLARKAEVPMSVKGIGLKTACFLLAGLPELGVLNKGQIAKLIGVAPLNRDSGQMRGKRMIAGGRRPIRNALYLAALSAIRFDPTMKAFYEKLKSNGKPGKVALVAVMRKMAIILNAKMRDHLDQNH, encoded by the coding sequence GTGGCTTATACTAGTTTTTTTGTCGGCATCGACATATCAAAATCTTCATTTGACGTGTGTATATTGCCTGAAGGTCAGTGCAGATCATTTGCGAACAACTCTGAAGGTATTGCAGATTTTCTTGCCTTTTTGGACTCTTATAATCAGATTGAACGACTTATTCTGGAGCCAACTGGCGGCTACGAGCGCATGGTTGAGACTGCCTTGCAAGCTTCTGGCTTGCCCCTGGCGAAGGTGAATGCCGGTCAGGTCAGACAGTTTGCCCGTGCTTGCGGCCAACTTGCTAAAACGGATCGAGTTGATGCCTTCATTCTAGCCGATTATGGCAGGCGGATGCCCATACGCCCGCAGGCACCTGTTTCGGCGGGTAGCCGGAGTTTGAAGCAGCTTGTACAGCGCTATAGGCAGTTATCTCATATGATTGTTCAGGAAAAGAACCGCAAAGAGAAACTCGTCGGCAAGGTAAAAATCTGGATTGAGGAAACTTTGCAGTTTTTACAGACCCAACGCGAAAACGTCGTCAAAGATATGGAGCATTGCCTCTCGGCAGACTGCCAATTGGCACGGAAAGCTGAAGTTCCCATGTCCGTTAAAGGCATTGGCCTGAAAACAGCTTGCTTCTTGTTGGCAGGCCTGCCCGAGCTAGGGGTGCTAAACAAAGGTCAGATCGCCAAGTTGATTGGCGTTGCCCCTTTAAACCGTGATAGCGGGCAGATGCGCGGTAAGCGAATGATTGCGGGAGGTCGGCGGCCAATCAGAAATGCTCTTTATCTCGCCGCTCTGTCAGCTATCCGCTTTGACCCCACAATGAAGGCCTTTTATGAAAAGCTCAAAAGCAACGGTAAGCCCGGAAAAGTGGCCCTTGTCGCAGTCATGAGAAAAATGGCCATCATTCTCAATGCAAAAATGCGAGACCACTTGGACCAAAACCATTGA